The proteins below come from a single Leopardus geoffroyi isolate Oge1 chromosome D3, O.geoffroyi_Oge1_pat1.0, whole genome shotgun sequence genomic window:
- the HIC2 gene encoding hypermethylated in cancer 2 protein, whose translation MVSGPLALRWYAWAGRGDMGPDMELPSHSKQLLLQLNQQRTKGFLCDVIIMVENSIFRAHKNVLAASSIYFKSLVLHDNLINLDTDMVSSTVFQQILDFIYTGKLLPSDQPAEPNFSTLLTAASYLQLPELAALCRRKLKRAGKPFGSGRVSATGMGRPPRSQRLSTASVIQARYPGLMDGRKGAHTPQELPQAKGSDDELFLGGSSQEGVHGLSRAVCPTSGEAGLGSCSTNGSSGGCEQELGLDLSKKSPPLPPATPGPPLTPEDPAQLSDSQHGSPLSASAPPVANSASYAELGGTPNEPMDLEGSEDNHLSLLEGPGGQPRKSLRHSARKKEWSKKEPMVGSPFERREAGPKGPCPGEEGEGLGDRVPNGILASSVAGGGPSGPYTEPPYSCKEEEENGKDGSEDSGQSGSEGGSGHAGTHYMYRQEGYETVSYGDNLYVCIPCAKGFPSSEQLNAHVETHTEEELFIKEEGAYETGSGGAEEEAEDLSAPSAAYAAEPRPFKCSVCEKTYKDPATLRQHEKTHWLTRPFPCNICGKMFTQRGTMTRHMRSHLGLKPFACDECGMRFTRQYRLTEHMRVHSGEKPYECQLCGGKFTQQRNLISHLRMHTSPS comes from the coding sequence GTGGTACGCGTGGGCAGGGCGAGGGGACATGGGGCCCGACATGGAGCTGCCCAGCCACTCCAAGCAGCTCTTGTTGCAGCTGAACCAGCAGAGGACAAAGGGCTTTCTCTGTGATGTCATCATCATGGTGGAGAACTCCATCTTTCGGGCCCACAAGAATGTTCTGGCTGCCAGCAGCATCTACTTCAAGTCCCTAGTCCTGCACGATAACCTCATCAACCTGGACACGGACATGGTCAGCTCCACGGTGTTCCAGCAGATCCTGGACTTCATCTACACGGGCAAGCTGCTGCCCAGCGACCAGCCAGCTGAGCCCAATTTCAGCACTCTCCTCACTGCCGCCAGCTACCTCCAGCTGCCCGAGTTGGCAGCCCTCTGCCGTCGTAAACTCAAGCGAGCCGGCAAGCCCTTTGGCTCCGGACGGGTGAGTGCCACCGGCATGGGGAGGCCTCCCCGCAGCCAGCGGCTGTCCACAGCCTCTGTCATCCAGGCACGGTATCCGGGGCTCATGGACGGACGCAAGGGGGCCCATACCCCCCAGGAGCTCCCTCAGGCCAAAGGCTCGGATGACGAGCTCTTCCTCGGAGGCTCAAGCCAGGAGGGCGTGCATGGCCTGAGCCGGGCCGTCTGTCCCACCAGTGGGGAGGCTGGCCTGGGCAGCTGCAGCACCAATGGGAGCAGTGGGGGCTGCGAGCAGGAGCTGGGCCTGGACCTGTCCAAGAagagccctcccctgccccctgctacCCCCGGTCCCCCCCTGACCCCGGAAGACCCGGCCCAGCTGAGTGACAGTCAGCATGGCTCGCCCCtctcagcctctgcccctcctgttgcCAACAGTGCCTCTTATGCTGAGCTGGGGGGCACCCCCAATGAGCCCATGGATCTGGAGGGGTCTGAGGATAACCACCTGAGTCTGCTGGAGGGGCCTGGTGGGCAGCCCCGGAAGAGCCTGCGGCACTCAGCCCGCAAGAAGGAATGGAGCAAGAAGGAGCCTATGGTGGGGTCCCCCTTTGAGCGGAGGGAAGCGGGGCCCAAGGGCCCTTGCCCGGGGGAAGAGGGCGAGGGGCTAGGGGACAGGGTTCCCAATGGCATCCTGGCCAGCAGCGTTGCGGGGGGTGGCCCCAGTGGGCCTTACACGGAGCCCCCGTACTCctgcaaggaggaggaggagaatggcaAGGATGGAAGTGAGGACAGCGGGCAGAGCGGGAGCGAGGGGGGCAGCGGCCATGCCGGTACCCACTACATGTACCGGCAGGAGGGCTACGAGACGGTGTCCTATGGGGACAACCTGTATGTGTGCATCCCCTGCGCCAAAGGCTTCCCCAGCTCTGAGCAGCTTAATGCCCACgtggagacacacacagaggaggagcTGTTCATAAAGGAGGAGGGTGCTTACGAGACAGGCAGCGGGGGCGCTGAGGAGGAGGCTGAGGACCTGTCGGCGCCCAGCGCGGCCTATGCTGCTGAGCCCCGGCCCTTCAAGTGCTCCGTCTGCGAGAAGACCTACAAGGACCCTGCCACGTTGCGGCAGCACGAGAAGACACACTGGCTGACTCGGCCCTTCCCCTGCAACATCTGCGGCAAAATGTTCACCCAGCGCGGCACCATGACACGTCACATGCGGAGCCACCTGGGCCTGAAGCCCTTTGCCTGCGATGAGTGTGGCATGCGCTTCACCCGCCAGTACCGCCTCACTGAGCACATGCGCGTGCACTCGGGCGAGAAGCCCTATGAGTGCCAGCTCTGCGGAGGCAAGTTCACCCAGCAGCGCAACCTCATCAGCCACTTGCGCATGCATACTTCCCCCTCCTAG